In a genomic window of Streptomyces pristinaespiralis:
- the dacB gene encoding D-alanyl-D-alanine carboxypeptidase/D-alanyl-D-alanine endopeptidase encodes MSRPVVRIRHRALRRAWIWPLAAGLACTLSWSSPAGAGPSDTGLKGALDKVLADPRMDGGAVSVVVADAATGERLYQRDSGDRLMPASNTKLATSAAAMAVLGPDHRFSTDVLTTGRREGATLAGDLYLRGSGDPTLLAADYRRLAADVAASGIKRVTGRLVADDTHFDDQRLGRSWAADDESAYYSAQISALTLAPDTDYDAGTVVVEVAPGARPGDRPRVKLTPPTDYVRLDVSATTVDQGRPDTLAVSREHGTNTLTISGAVPVGAAAAKEWIAVWEPTGYAADVFADALAEHGVRISGTPRLGRPTPAGARPLATHRSMPLRELMHPFMKLSNNMHAEALTKEMGHRTSGQGTWDAGLDAIGAQLEKEGVRTATLRQADGSGLSRMNAFPAAELATLLLSVREAPWFADWYASLPVACAPDRAVGGTLRSRMCGTPAALNARGKTGSLTGASALSGYVTDAAGRELVYSVVLNNYLASSVKSIEDAVVVTLASSDTAAGTVVPASPQRARTAEPEASLECSWRKPASC; translated from the coding sequence ATGAGTAGACCCGTGGTTCGTATCCGTCACCGCGCGCTGCGCCGCGCATGGATCTGGCCGCTCGCCGCCGGCCTCGCCTGCACGCTCAGCTGGAGCTCACCGGCCGGGGCCGGCCCGTCCGACACAGGGCTGAAGGGGGCCCTCGACAAGGTCCTCGCGGACCCCAGGATGGACGGCGGGGCCGTGAGCGTCGTGGTCGCCGACGCCGCCACCGGCGAGCGCCTCTACCAGCGCGACAGCGGCGACCGTCTGATGCCCGCCTCCAACACCAAGCTCGCCACGTCCGCCGCCGCCATGGCCGTCCTCGGCCCGGACCACCGCTTCAGCACCGACGTACTGACCACCGGCCGTCGCGAGGGCGCCACCCTCGCCGGCGACCTGTATCTGCGCGGCAGCGGCGATCCCACACTGCTCGCGGCCGACTACCGGCGCCTCGCGGCGGACGTCGCGGCGTCCGGCATCAAGCGCGTCACCGGACGCCTCGTCGCCGACGACACCCACTTCGACGACCAGCGCCTCGGCCGGTCCTGGGCGGCCGACGACGAGTCCGCCTACTACTCCGCACAGATCTCGGCGCTCACCCTCGCGCCCGACACCGACTACGACGCCGGCACCGTCGTCGTCGAGGTCGCTCCGGGGGCCCGGCCGGGCGACCGCCCCCGGGTGAAGCTGACGCCGCCCACCGACTACGTGCGCCTCGACGTCAGCGCCACCACCGTCGACCAGGGACGGCCGGACACCCTGGCCGTCTCCCGTGAGCACGGCACGAACACGCTCACGATCAGCGGGGCCGTACCGGTGGGCGCGGCGGCCGCCAAGGAGTGGATCGCGGTCTGGGAACCGACCGGCTACGCGGCCGACGTGTTCGCCGACGCGCTCGCCGAGCACGGCGTACGGATCTCGGGCACCCCCCGCCTGGGCCGCCCGACCCCCGCCGGCGCGCGCCCGCTCGCCACGCACCGCTCCATGCCGCTCCGTGAACTGATGCACCCGTTCATGAAGCTCTCCAACAACATGCACGCGGAAGCGCTCACCAAGGAGATGGGGCACCGGACGTCCGGGCAGGGCACCTGGGACGCGGGCCTCGACGCGATCGGCGCCCAGCTGGAGAAGGAGGGCGTCAGGACCGCGACGCTCCGCCAGGCGGACGGCTCCGGGCTGTCACGGATGAACGCGTTCCCGGCGGCGGAACTGGCGACCCTGCTGCTCTCCGTCCGCGAGGCCCCCTGGTTCGCCGACTGGTACGCGTCCCTGCCGGTGGCTTGCGCCCCCGACCGCGCCGTGGGGGGCACCCTGCGTTCCCGCATGTGCGGCACCCCGGCCGCGCTCAACGCCCGGGGCAAGACCGGCTCGCTGACGGGCGCCTCCGCGCTGTCGGGATACGTCACCGACGCCGCGGGACGCGAGCTCGTCTACAGCGTCGTCCTCAACAACTACCTCGCCTCCTCGGTGAAGAGCATCGAGGACGCGGTCGTCGTCACCCTGGCGTCCTCCGACACCGCGGCGGGCACCGTCGTGCCCGCGTCGCCCCAGCGGGCTCGCACCGCGGAGCCCGAGGCCTCCCTGGAATGTTCCTGGCGCAAGCCCGCCTCCTGCTGA
- a CDS encoding type III pantothenate kinase, which translates to MLLTIDVGNTHTVLGLFDGEEIVEHWRISTDSRRTADELAVLLQGLMGMHPLLGDELGDGIEGIAICSTVPSVLHELREVTRRYYGDVPAVLVEPGIKTGVPILMDNPKEVGADRIINAVAAVDLYGGPAIVVDFGTATTFDAVSARGEYTGGVIAPGIEISVEALGVKGAQLRKIELARPRSVIGKNTVEAMQSGIVYGFAGQVDGVVQRMKRELAEDPDDVTVIATGGLAPMVLGEATAIDEHEPWLTLIGLRLVYERNVSRM; encoded by the coding sequence ATGCTGCTCACCATCGACGTCGGCAACACCCACACCGTCCTGGGCCTGTTCGACGGCGAGGAGATCGTCGAGCACTGGCGCATCTCCACCGACTCACGGCGCACCGCCGACGAGCTCGCCGTCCTGCTGCAGGGCCTGATGGGCATGCACCCGCTGCTCGGCGACGAACTCGGCGACGGCATCGAGGGCATCGCGATCTGCTCCACGGTCCCCTCCGTGCTGCACGAGCTCCGTGAGGTGACGCGCCGCTACTACGGCGACGTCCCGGCGGTCCTGGTGGAGCCCGGCATCAAGACCGGCGTGCCGATCCTGATGGACAACCCGAAGGAGGTCGGCGCGGACCGCATCATCAACGCGGTCGCCGCCGTGGACCTCTACGGCGGCCCGGCGATCGTCGTCGACTTCGGCACGGCGACGACGTTCGACGCGGTCAGCGCGCGGGGCGAGTACACCGGCGGCGTGATCGCCCCCGGCATCGAGATCTCCGTCGAGGCGCTCGGCGTGAAGGGCGCGCAGCTGCGCAAGATCGAGCTGGCCCGCCCGCGGAGCGTGATCGGCAAGAACACCGTGGAGGCCATGCAGTCCGGCATCGTCTACGGCTTCGCGGGCCAGGTGGACGGCGTCGTCCAGCGCATGAAGCGCGAACTGGCGGAGGACCCGGACGACGTGACGGTGATCGCGACGGGCGGTCTGGCCCCGATGGTCCTCGGCGAGGCGACGGCGATCGACGAGCACGAGCCGTGGCTGACCCTGATCGGGCTCCGCCTGGTCTACGAACGCAACGTCTCCCGCATGTGA
- a CDS encoding ATP-dependent Clp protease ATP-binding subunit gives MFERFTDRARRVVVLAQEEARMLNHNYIGTEHILLGLIHEGEGVAAKALESLGISLEAVRQQVEEIIGQGQQAPSGHIPFTPRAKKVLELSLREALQLGHNYIGPEHILLGLIREGEGVAAQVLVKLGADLNRVRQQVIQLLSGYQGKEAATAGGPAEGTPSTSLVLDQFGRNLTQAARESKLDPVIGREKEIERVMQVLSRRTKNNPVLIGEPGVGKTAVVEGLAQAIVKGEVPETLKDKHLYTLDLGALVAGSRYRGDFEERLKKVLKEIRTRGDIILFIDELHTLVGAGAAEGAIDAASILKPMLARGELQTIGATTLDEYRKHLEKDAALERRFQPIQVAEPSLPHTIEILKGLRDRYEAHHRVSITDEALVQAATLADRYISDRFLPDKAIDLIDEAGSRMRIRRMTAPPDLREFDEKIAGVRRDKESAIDSQDFEKAASLRDKEKQLLAAKAKREKEWKAGDMDVVAEVDGELIAEVLATATGIPVFKLTEEESSRLLRMEDELHKRVIGQKDAIKALSQAIRRTRAGLKDPKRPGGSFIFAGPSGVGKTELSKTLAEFLFGDEDALISLDMSEFSEKHTVSRLFGSPPGYVGYEEGGQLTEKVRRKPFSVVLFDEVEKAHPDIFNSLLQILEDGRLTDSQGRVVDFKNTVIIMTTNLGTRDISKGFNLGFAAQGDVKSNYDRMKVKVNEELKQHFRPEFLNRVDDTVVFHQLTEEDIIQIVDLMIAKVDERLKDRDMGLELSATAKSLLAKKGYDPVLGARPLRRTIQREIEDILSEKILFGELRPGHIVVVDTEGEGEEKKFTFRGEEKSALPDVPPIEQAAGGTGPNLSKDA, from the coding sequence ATGTTCGAGAGGTTCACCGACCGCGCGCGGCGGGTTGTCGTCCTGGCTCAGGAAGAAGCCCGGATGCTCAACCACAACTACATCGGCACCGAGCACATCCTCCTGGGCCTTATCCACGAGGGTGAGGGTGTCGCCGCTAAGGCCCTGGAGAGCCTCGGGATTTCGCTCGAGGCGGTCCGCCAGCAGGTGGAGGAGATCATCGGCCAGGGCCAGCAGGCCCCGTCCGGTCACATCCCCTTCACGCCCCGTGCCAAGAAGGTCCTGGAGCTGTCGCTCCGCGAGGCTCTTCAGCTGGGCCACAACTACATCGGCCCCGAGCACATCCTGCTCGGCCTGATCCGCGAGGGCGAGGGCGTCGCCGCCCAGGTCCTCGTGAAGCTGGGCGCCGATCTCAACCGGGTGCGGCAGCAGGTCATCCAGCTGCTCTCCGGATACCAGGGCAAGGAGGCCGCCACGGCAGGCGGTCCGGCCGAGGGCACGCCTTCGACCTCCCTCGTCCTCGACCAGTTCGGCCGGAACCTCACCCAGGCCGCTCGTGAGTCCAAGCTCGACCCGGTCATCGGGCGCGAGAAGGAGATCGAGCGGGTCATGCAGGTGCTGTCCCGCCGCACCAAGAACAACCCGGTCCTCATCGGCGAGCCCGGCGTCGGCAAGACGGCGGTCGTCGAGGGGCTGGCGCAGGCCATCGTCAAGGGCGAGGTGCCCGAGACCCTCAAGGACAAGCACCTCTACACCCTGGACCTCGGCGCGCTGGTCGCCGGCTCCCGCTACCGCGGTGACTTCGAGGAGCGCCTGAAGAAGGTCCTCAAGGAGATCCGCACCCGCGGCGACATCATCCTGTTCATCGACGAGCTCCACACCCTGGTCGGTGCGGGCGCCGCCGAGGGCGCGATCGACGCCGCGAGCATCCTCAAGCCGATGCTGGCGCGAGGCGAGCTGCAGACCATCGGCGCCACCACGCTCGACGAGTACCGCAAGCACCTGGAGAAGGACGCAGCGCTCGAGCGCCGCTTCCAGCCCATCCAGGTCGCGGAGCCGTCGCTGCCGCACACCATCGAGATCCTCAAGGGTCTGCGCGACCGTTACGAGGCCCACCACAGGGTCTCCATCACGGACGAGGCGCTGGTCCAGGCCGCCACCCTGGCCGACCGGTACATCTCGGACCGCTTCCTGCCGGACAAGGCGATCGACCTGATCGACGAGGCCGGCTCCCGGATGCGCATCCGCCGGATGACCGCGCCGCCGGACCTGCGCGAGTTCGACGAGAAGATCGCCGGTGTCCGCCGCGACAAGGAGTCCGCGATCGACTCCCAGGACTTCGAGAAGGCAGCTTCGCTCCGCGACAAGGAGAAGCAGCTGCTGGCGGCGAAGGCCAAGCGGGAGAAGGAGTGGAAGGCCGGCGACATGGACGTCGTCGCGGAGGTCGACGGCGAGCTGATCGCCGAGGTCCTCGCGACCGCCACCGGCATCCCGGTCTTCAAGCTGACCGAGGAGGAGTCCTCGCGTCTGCTGCGCATGGAGGACGAGCTCCACAAGCGCGTCATCGGGCAGAAGGACGCCATCAAGGCCCTCTCGCAGGCCATCCGCCGTACGCGAGCCGGTCTGAAGGACCCGAAGCGCCCCGGTGGCTCGTTCATCTTCGCCGGCCCGTCCGGCGTCGGTAAGACCGAGCTCTCCAAGACGCTCGCCGAATTCCTCTTCGGCGACGAGGACGCGCTGATCTCCCTCGACATGTCGGAGTTCAGCGAGAAGCACACGGTCTCCCGTCTCTTCGGTTCGCCCCCCGGATACGTGGGCTACGAAGAGGGCGGCCAGCTCACCGAGAAGGTGCGCCGGAAGCCGTTCTCCGTCGTCCTCTTCGACGAGGTCGAGAAGGCCCACCCCGATATCTTCAATTCCCTTCTGCAGATCCTGGAGGACGGTCGTCTGACCGACTCCCAGGGCCGCGTCGTGGACTTCAAGAACACGGTCATCATCATGACGACCAACCTCGGGACCCGGGACATCTCCAAGGGCTTCAACCTGGGCTTCGCCGCCCAGGGCGACGTCAAGTCGAACTACGACCGGATGAAGGTCAAGGTCAACGAAGAGCTGAAGCAGCACTTCCGGCCCGAGTTCCTCAACCGTGTCGACGACACGGTGGTCTTCCACCAGCTGACCGAGGAAGACATCATCCAGATCGTCGACCTGATGATCGCCAAGGTGGACGAGCGTCTGAAGGACCGCGACATGGGCCTCGAGCTCAGCGCCACGGCCAAGTCGCTCCTCGCCAAGAAGGGCTACGACCCGGTCCTGGGCGCCCGGCCGCTGCGCCGGACGATCCAGCGCGAGATCGAGGACATCCTGTCGGAGAAGATCCTCTTCGGCGAGCTGCGCCCCGGTCACATCGTGGTCGTGGACACCGAGGGCGAGGGTGAGGAGAAGAAGTTCACCTTCCGCGGCGAGGAGAAGTCGGCTCTGCCCGACGTCCCGCCGATCGAGCAGGCGGCCGGTGGCACCGGTCCGAACCTGTCGAAGGACGCGTAA
- a CDS encoding BlaI/MecI/CopY family transcriptional regulator codes for MPRQLGELEDAVMTRIWQWNRPVTVREVLEDLQKERSIAYTTVMTVMDNLHQKGWVRREVEGRAYRYRAVSTRAAYAAALMNEAWSKSDNPAAALVAFFGMMSPEQRESLQAAVRLVQGNEAAEDPGAAER; via the coding sequence GTGCCCCGTCAATTGGGAGAGCTCGAAGACGCCGTCATGACACGGATCTGGCAATGGAACCGGCCGGTGACGGTCAGGGAAGTCCTGGAAGACCTCCAGAAGGAACGGTCCATCGCCTACACCACCGTCATGACGGTAATGGACAATCTCCATCAGAAGGGCTGGGTCCGCCGGGAAGTCGAGGGCCGGGCCTATCGATATAGAGCGGTCTCCACCCGCGCCGCCTACGCGGCCGCACTGATGAACGAAGCCTGGTCCAAGAGCGACAACCCCGCGGCGGCACTTGTCGCCTTCTTCGGCATGATGTCCCCCGAGCAGCGCGAGTCGCTGCAAGCGGCAGTGCGTCTCGTTCAGGGCAACGAGGCCGCCGAGGACCCCGGAGCCGCGGAGCGATAG
- the nadC gene encoding carboxylating nicotinate-nucleotide diphosphorylase: protein MSTPDERPSPVDVPLIQIGAPAGGGCGDDCGCADEVYECGLDPALATLLAEAGLDPVQVEDIAHLAIEEDLDGGVDVTSVATVPQDAVATGDFTAREAGTVAGLRVAEAILSIVCTTEFEVERHVEDGDRVEAGQKLLSVTAGTRDLLTGERSALNILCRLSGIATATRAWADALEGTGAKVRDTRKTTAGLRALEKYAVRCGGGVNHRMSLSDAALVKDNHVVAAGGVAAAFKAVRDRFPDLPIEVEVDTLDQVREVLDAGADLILLDNFGPAETAEAVTLVAGRAVLESSGRLSLDNARAYAETGVDYLAVGALTHSSPILDIGLDLREVES from the coding sequence GTGAGCACGCCCGATGAACGCCCGAGCCCCGTGGACGTACCGCTGATCCAGATCGGCGCCCCGGCCGGCGGCGGCTGCGGGGACGACTGCGGCTGCGCCGACGAGGTGTACGAGTGCGGTCTGGACCCGGCGCTCGCCACGCTCCTCGCCGAGGCCGGGCTCGACCCCGTCCAGGTTGAGGACATCGCGCACCTGGCCATCGAGGAGGACCTGGACGGCGGCGTCGACGTGACGAGCGTCGCGACCGTCCCCCAGGACGCCGTCGCCACCGGCGACTTCACCGCCCGTGAGGCGGGCACGGTCGCCGGTCTGCGGGTCGCGGAGGCGATCCTGTCGATCGTCTGCACCACCGAGTTCGAGGTGGAACGGCACGTCGAGGACGGCGACCGCGTCGAGGCGGGCCAGAAGCTCCTCTCCGTCACCGCCGGCACCCGTGACCTGCTGACCGGCGAGCGCAGCGCGCTCAACATCCTGTGCCGGCTCTCCGGCATCGCCACGGCCACCCGCGCCTGGGCGGATGCCCTCGAGGGCACCGGGGCGAAGGTCCGCGACACCCGCAAGACCACGGCCGGCCTGCGGGCCCTGGAGAAGTACGCGGTGCGCTGCGGCGGCGGCGTCAACCACCGTATGTCGCTGTCCGACGCCGCGCTGGTCAAGGACAACCACGTGGTGGCGGCCGGTGGCGTCGCGGCGGCCTTCAAGGCCGTGCGGGACCGCTTCCCCGACCTGCCGATCGAGGTCGAGGTGGACACCCTCGACCAGGTCCGCGAGGTCCTGGACGCGGGCGCCGACCTGATCCTGCTCGACAACTTCGGCCCGGCGGAGACGGCGGAGGCCGTCACGCTCGTCGCGGGCCGCGCGGTCCTGGAGTCCTCCGGCCGGCTCTCGCTCGACAACGCCCGCGCGTACGCCGAGACGGGCGTCGACTACCTCGCGGTGGGCGCTCTCACGCACTCCTCGCCGATCCTCGACATCGGCCTCGACCTCCGCGAGGTCGAGAGCTGA
- a CDS encoding amino-acid N-acetyltransferase, with translation MPYAAANAFTVRRARTGDVPDVRRLVDPYVGEGILLDKATVTLYEAIQEFWVAERDEDGLVVGCGALHVMWEDLAEVRTLAVDPAFKGHGIGHQVLEKLVATARRLGVRRVFCLTFEVDFFGKHGFVEIGETQTPVDTDVYAELLRSYDEGVAEFLGLERVKPNTLGNSRMLLHL, from the coding sequence ATGCCTTATGCCGCAGCAAATGCCTTCACCGTCCGGCGGGCGAGGACCGGCGATGTGCCGGACGTGCGCCGCCTCGTGGACCCCTACGTCGGTGAAGGCATCCTGCTCGACAAAGCGACGGTGACCCTTTACGAAGCCATCCAGGAGTTCTGGGTCGCCGAACGCGACGAGGACGGCCTGGTGGTCGGCTGCGGCGCCCTGCACGTCATGTGGGAGGACCTCGCGGAAGTGCGCACTCTCGCCGTCGACCCGGCCTTCAAGGGTCACGGCATCGGACACCAGGTTCTCGAGAAGCTGGTGGCCACCGCGCGCAGGCTGGGAGTGCGCAGAGTTTTCTGCCTCACCTTCGAAGTCGACTTCTTCGGTAAGCACGGCTTCGTCGAGATCGGGGAGACTCAGACGCCCGTCGACACCGATGTCTACGCCGAGCTCCTGCGTTCCTATGACGAGGGTGTCGCCGAGTTCCTCGGTCTCGAACGAGTGAAGCCGAACACCTTGGGCAACAGCCGGATGCTTCTGCACCTGTGA
- a CDS encoding histone-like nucleoid-structuring protein Lsr2, producing the protein MAQKVQVLLVDDLDGGEADETVTFALDGKTYEIDLTTANADKLRGLLEPYTKNGRRTGGRAATGRGKGRATTGGNKDTAEIRAWAKANGFEVNDRGRVPATVREAYEKANG; encoded by the coding sequence GTGGCACAGAAGGTTCAGGTCCTTCTTGTCGACGACCTCGACGGCGGCGAGGCGGACGAGACGGTGACGTTCGCACTGGACGGCAAGACCTACGAGATCGACCTCACCACCGCCAATGCGGACAAGCTCCGGGGTCTGCTCGAGCCGTACACGAAGAACGGCCGGCGTACCGGTGGCCGTGCGGCGACCGGCCGCGGCAAGGGTCGCGCGACGACCGGCGGCAACAAGGACACCGCCGAGATTCGTGCCTGGGCGAAGGCGAACGGCTTCGAGGTCAACGACCGCGGCCGTGTCCCCGCGACGGTTCGCGAGGCTTACGAGAAGGCCAACGGCTGA
- the cseC gene encoding two-component system sensor histidine kinase CseC has translation MRRLVLRTGVRWKISIAIAAVGALIAMALSLVVHNAARVSMLDNARDVQMDRVLLAQRWYETSKNKDPRFNSKINDPALPDELQRLMREKRRGSYIDEGHDGTPEIWAAVPLAGGDVLSLHTEFAGRSAVIMQDLDRALIIGSVSVVLGGSALGVLIGGQLSRRLRKAAAAAGHVAQGNHEVRVRDAIGGVVRDETDDLARAVDALTDALNERIEAERRVTADIAHELRTPVTGLLTAAELLPPGRPTELVRDRAQAMRTLVEDVLEVARLDSASERAELQEIQLGEFVGRRVAVFHPEAEVRVVHNSWVSTDPRRLERILGNLLTNAAKYGKGPIEVTVEGRVVRVRDHGPGFPESVLREGPSRFRTGASDRAGTGHGLGLTIAAGQARVLGARLTFRNAAPGGATPLGASGGAIAVLWLPEHAPTNTGSFPVLTPAEDREPARPKRLKRPRLRRRG, from the coding sequence ATGAGGCGTCTCGTCCTGCGCACCGGCGTCCGCTGGAAGATCAGCATCGCGATCGCGGCGGTCGGCGCGCTGATCGCCATGGCGCTCAGCCTCGTCGTGCACAACGCGGCCCGGGTCTCCATGCTCGACAACGCCCGCGACGTCCAGATGGACCGGGTCCTGCTCGCGCAGCGCTGGTACGAGACGTCCAAGAACAAGGACCCGCGCTTCAACAGCAAGATCAACGATCCCGCGCTGCCGGACGAGCTCCAGCGGCTGATGCGGGAGAAGCGGCGCGGCTCGTACATCGACGAGGGCCACGACGGCACGCCGGAGATCTGGGCCGCCGTGCCCCTGGCGGGCGGTGACGTGCTCTCGCTGCACACCGAGTTCGCCGGGCGCAGCGCCGTGATCATGCAGGATCTGGACCGGGCACTGATCATCGGTTCCGTCTCCGTCGTGCTGGGCGGTTCCGCGCTCGGCGTCCTGATCGGCGGGCAGCTCTCGCGCCGGCTGCGCAAGGCGGCCGCGGCGGCGGGCCATGTGGCCCAGGGCAATCACGAGGTCCGGGTGCGGGACGCCATCGGCGGCGTCGTGCGCGACGAGACAGACGATCTGGCGCGGGCCGTCGACGCCCTCACCGACGCCCTCAACGAGCGGATCGAGGCGGAGCGCCGGGTCACCGCGGACATCGCGCACGAGCTGCGCACACCGGTCACCGGGCTGCTCACGGCGGCCGAGCTGCTGCCGCCCGGGCGCCCGACCGAGCTCGTGCGGGACCGGGCGCAGGCCATGCGGACGCTGGTGGAGGACGTGCTGGAGGTGGCCAGGCTCGACAGCGCGTCCGAGCGGGCCGAGCTCCAGGAGATCCAGCTCGGCGAATTCGTCGGGCGCAGGGTCGCCGTGTTCCATCCGGAGGCCGAGGTCCGGGTGGTGCACAACTCCTGGGTGAGCACCGACCCCCGGCGTCTCGAGCGCATCCTGGGCAATCTGCTCACCAACGCGGCCAAGTACGGCAAGGGGCCGATCGAGGTCACCGTCGAGGGCCGGGTGGTACGGGTGCGGGACCACGGTCCCGGTTTCCCGGAGTCGGTGCTGCGGGAGGGACCGAGCCGGTTCCGCACAGGGGCCAGCGACCGTGCCGGTACGGGACACGGCCTGGGCCTCACGATCGCGGCCGGTCAGGCACGGGTGCTCGGGGCGCGGCTGACGTTCCGCAACGCCGCGCCGGGGGGTGCGACGCCGCTGGGCGCCTCCGGAGGGGCGATCGCGGTGCTCTGGCTGCCCGAGCACGCGCCGACGAACACCGGGAGCTTCCCGGTGCTGACACCGGCGGAGGACCGGGAGCCGGCACGGCCGAAGAGGCTGAAGCGGCCCCGGCTGAGGCGCCGCGGCTGA
- the cseB gene encoding two-component system response regulator CseB: protein MAETHVLFVEDDDVIREATQLALERDGFAVTAVPDGLLGLEAFRADRPDIALLDVMVPGLDGVSLCRRIRDESTVPVIMLSARADSIDVVLGLEAGADDYVTKPFDGAVLVARIRAVLRRFGHAGGAAGDGGPAGRQEQGGALTFGDLEVDTDGMEVRRAGEPVSLTPTEMRLLLEFSSAPGTVLSRDKLLDRVWDYGWGGDTRVVDVHVQRLRTKIGQDRIETVRGFGYKLKG, encoded by the coding sequence ATGGCCGAGACCCATGTCCTGTTCGTCGAGGACGACGATGTCATCCGCGAGGCCACGCAGCTCGCCTTGGAGCGCGACGGCTTCGCGGTCACCGCTGTGCCCGACGGGCTGCTCGGCCTCGAGGCGTTCCGGGCGGACCGGCCCGACATCGCGCTGCTGGACGTGATGGTGCCCGGCCTCGACGGGGTGAGCCTGTGCCGGCGCATCCGCGACGAGTCGACGGTCCCCGTGATCATGCTCTCGGCGCGTGCCGACTCGATCGACGTGGTCCTCGGCCTGGAGGCCGGTGCGGACGACTACGTCACCAAGCCCTTCGACGGCGCCGTGCTCGTGGCCCGTATCCGTGCCGTGCTGCGCCGCTTCGGCCACGCGGGCGGCGCGGCGGGCGACGGCGGCCCCGCGGGACGGCAGGAGCAGGGCGGCGCGCTGACCTTCGGCGACCTCGAGGTCGACACCGACGGCATGGAGGTGCGCAGGGCGGGTGAACCGGTGTCGCTGACGCCGACCGAGATGCGGCTGCTGCTGGAGTTCTCGTCCGCCCCCGGCACCGTGCTCTCGCGCGACAAGCTGCTCGACCGGGTCTGGGACTACGGCTGGGGCGGCGACACCCGGGTCGTGGACGTCCATGTCCAGCGGCTGCGCACCAAGATCGGCCAGGACCGGATCGAGACGGTCCGCGGCTTCGGCTACAAGCTCAAGGGATGA
- a CDS encoding SCO3374 family protein, with the protein MPFTVPSPRAPFDGGAAQWYRSELGWAATDGRPVRLTTGVRFDVLDLPADAGAAVLRRIARTGPVALMGRRMRLLVAPGSAEELPGLLDWLEWGGVDLDMTALGAGGAMTAPPPPGRPGTRPAAMWLRPPAPGREAQLPALAGLGGSGDAPDLVRLVETAATECHRARLTRTARANTRRATSQPLAFS; encoded by the coding sequence ATGCCCTTCACCGTGCCGTCCCCCCGCGCCCCCTTCGACGGCGGCGCCGCGCAGTGGTACCGCAGCGAGCTCGGCTGGGCGGCGACGGACGGCCGGCCGGTGCGGCTCACGACGGGGGTGCGGTTCGACGTGCTCGACCTGCCCGCGGACGCCGGAGCGGCGGTGCTTCGCCGGATCGCCCGCACCGGCCCGGTCGCCCTCATGGGCCGGAGGATGCGACTGCTGGTCGCTCCGGGAAGCGCGGAGGAGCTGCCGGGACTGCTCGACTGGCTGGAATGGGGCGGTGTCGATCTCGACATGACGGCCCTCGGCGCGGGCGGAGCGATGACCGCCCCGCCGCCGCCCGGGCGTCCTGGCACCCGTCCGGCCGCCATGTGGCTGCGGCCCCCCGCGCCGGGGCGCGAGGCACAGCTGCCCGCTCTCGCCGGCCTCGGGGGCAGTGGGGATGCCCCCGATCTCGTACGGCTGGTGGAGACGGCGGCCACCGAGTGCCACCGCGCCCGGCTGACGCGTACGGCGCGTGCGAATACGCGACGGGCGACGAGTCAGCCGTTGGCCTTCTCGTAA
- a CDS encoding M23 family metallopeptidase, translating into MSKRTMIHQLRPSVLRTRGAVVAAGMGAVMVVGAGAGVASADAGKAAQPAVVDAAAAVAAQADAQATAAKAKAAKKTAKKKPAKKAPAWVKPVTKYTLTASFAQGGAMWSAKHSGQDFAVPIGTQVKAAGAGVVVKAGPNGGGDGPAYGNAIVIKHNNGKYSQYAHLSKINVNVGAKVKTGQNIAKSGNTGNSSGPHLHFEIRTTPNYGSALNPMAFLRSAGVNL; encoded by the coding sequence ATGTCGAAGCGCACCATGATCCACCAGCTCCGCCCGTCCGTGCTCCGTACCCGTGGTGCTGTCGTGGCCGCCGGAATGGGTGCCGTGATGGTCGTCGGAGCCGGTGCGGGTGTCGCCTCCGCCGACGCGGGCAAGGCGGCCCAGCCGGCCGTCGTGGACGCCGCCGCTGCCGTCGCCGCCCAGGCCGACGCACAGGCGACCGCCGCGAAGGCGAAGGCCGCCAAGAAGACCGCCAAGAAGAAGCCCGCCAAGAAGGCCCCGGCGTGGGTCAAGCCGGTCACCAAGTACACGCTGACCGCGAGCTTCGCGCAGGGTGGCGCCATGTGGTCCGCCAAGCACTCCGGCCAGGACTTCGCCGTGCCGATCGGCACGCAGGTCAAGGCGGCCGGCGCCGGCGTCGTCGTCAAGGCGGGCCCGAACGGCGGCGGCGACGGCCCCGCCTACGGCAACGCCATCGTGATCAAGCACAACAACGGCAAGTACTCCCAGTACGCCCACCTGTCGAAGATCAACGTGAACGTCGGCGCGAAGGTGAAGACCGGCCAGAACATCGCCAAGTCCGGCAACACCGGTAACTCCTCCGGCCCGCACCTGCACTTCGAGATCCGCACCACGCCGAACTACGGCTCGGCGCTCAACCCGATGGCGTTCCTGCGCTCCGCCGGCGTCAACCTGTGA